The Pseudobacteriovorax antillogorgiicola genome segment GTGTTGACCACTTCCTTTCTGAGCTTGGATAATTGAAAAGCCTCTTTCTTTTGAAAAGCTGCCATTGAAGGACATTTCTCGTGACTTCGCGTTGTATACAAAAGGCCGGCCTTTACAGTCCTTGAAAATTATGTAGTCCATTGTACTGCTCGCAGAATCAGGAGAGACACAAGTCGTTCCAAGCTCTGTAGTGACACTTTTGAATGGCTGTAGATCTTCGAAAAACAGTTCCTGATTATTTTTACCATAGACTAAGGCAAAATCCTTTTTATAGGATACCGCGATACTCCAGTCGCTATTGGATAGATTACTTGAATATAATCTATTAAGATTCCGATCTATGATGCTAAATCGACTATTTTCGCTGTCAATGACCTTAAAGAATTGACCTCCCTGTAAGTTAACTATTTCTACAGTTCGACCAGCGGGAAAGCCATTACTGTAGCTACTAACATCAAATCGATCAAAACCAGGTGAAATAATGTACTTTTCAGAACTTGAATGAACAAATATGCCATCCACACGTTCATCATACGCCCATGTCAGGTATCCTTCTGGCAAATTTAGCTCAGAAACTTCATCAATGGAAGGATCGAAGCGAAATACCTTTTTCCCTAGCTGGCCGTAAAAAAAGTTCTTACCTTTTTTTAGATCGCTATGAAAAACTCTAGACGGAAATTTTTTAGATGTAGTTTTCTCCAGCAATCCACTTTTTAGTTCTTTAAAAACCAATAGCTCTGTATCAGTCGAGCGAACTCCATTTACAAAAACAATGTCTTTAGAGTATTGATCAAATGATATAAGAGTAAGTTCAGTAATATGCTTGTCATTCAGCATCCGAGTATAAATGCGCTGGCCGTTCTTATCAAAAGCGACAAGTTCATTTTTGGTTGCTAGGTATATACGCTCTCCATTCGGATGGATACTTAGGTTCTTGAACTTTTCAAATACGGGACCTGGATACTCAGCAAGTTTAATCTTCCTCCCCGAGCGAATCATATCTATGGTTTTGGAGACAACAATAACGGTTGATAGATCGTCTGATATCTTTATCATGGATTTACTAGGTACTATCCAAGATTGTACTTTTCTTAGATTCGAATCAAGTAGCGAGTACTCATTTTTAGATGTACCGATAAGAATATGGTTATTTACGACTTGCTCACTAGTCAATTGGTTTGAGACTTCTAAGGTCGCTTTCAGTTCTCCAGTATTAGAAAAGCTTCTAACCAAAGAACTTAACTCTGAATAGCGAACAAAAATAAAGCCACCGTTTTGAAGAGGGTATACTGACCTACCTTTACCTCCCGACCTATCAAGAACCTTGTTTCTGATAGTTAACTTATTTTTAGCATTTACAAGGGCATTTAAGGTAGCCTTCCAATACAATTCTTTATCTTCTTCTAAAAACAGTGAACGACGTACACTTTCCGCTTCCAGTGCACTAACAGCTGCCTCCACTTGATTACCCAAGCTACGGTGCAAAGCAGCCGATTCAAGCAGATTCTCTATCCGCCCGTACTTGTCATCCTCGAGAATCGTTACTGGAACATTCAACGGCTCAGAAACATTTCCAGCGCTATCTTCAGCATAAGCAATCAGATTCCATTCTCCAAAGGCAGGTGCTGTTAGAATATTGTCGCCATTCTGGTAGGTATTGCATCGGTCCTGCCCTAGCTCTGCGAAGCAGTACTGAACCGATTTGCTCCTTCTATGGTCAAGGCTAAGCTTTGACCAGGCCTTAGCTCCAGACTTTCACTATTGGTCGTAAGTGTAACTCTTGGCTTTACAGTGTCTTTCTCCACCTTGCAGACTTTTTGGTAAGTATATCTATCACTAAGTTTTGAGCGCAGTTCGATAACTATATCATTCACACCTTCTTGCAGCTGCTCCAATGGTAGGAGATAAGGGCCCGCCAATAGCTTTGGAGGGCTCAGCACTTCGTCTGTGCCCCTATATATTTTCATCTCGTAGTGGTTGAGAGCCTCATCAATTCTGTAGTTGAGCTGAACAGCTTTGGACGTGATGAAAAGATTTTGTAAACCACCGTTCACTGGGCACGAAAAATCGAAAGCCTTTTGTTGGATCGAAACCATACTGATACTTGAATAGGAATCAAACACCTCTTTTGCTGGGCCGATAAAGCCTTTCAACTCACCAGGTTTATCCCTTGCAATAATAAGCTCGTCCCCATGTCCGGGGTCGAATTCAAAACCTACGCAACCCTTATCAGAAACGCGGAGGGGCTGACTCTGGCCGTTGCCATCAATCCTTGCCGATATATTCTCTCCTGCTAACTTACGACCCTGCTCGTCGACGATGGGAATCCAAAATGCTGATTGGTTTTCTATCGCACCACATTCAAGCTTAGTTTCTGAAAACTGATTGTTTACCTTGGATTGGCAGGAAGCAAGAACCGCTAACAGACTGATAAATCGAAGCATTTTTGACCTTTTTGGAATTCAAAGGTGAAACTTAGATGCTAGATTATATTAACCACGTCATATTAGCAATGAAATTCTATTATATGCAATAAATACTGATACTAAGCCTATCCACACTGGCTCTTATTTCTATTCTAATCCGCCAGTTTATCAAACGCCCCCAGCACATCCCGCCGTGCAACTAACCCAACTAACTTGCCATCCTGCAAAACTGGCAAGCGGGTGAGATCACGCTGCATCATGGTCTTCACTGTCTGAGTCAGGGGTGTTTCTGGCCCTACAAATACCAAGTTCTTAGTCATTACCTCGCGAACCTGCAGCTTGCGAGCATCCTGAAGGACCGATTCCACGCTAACGCCTTCAAACCAGTGCCCCAGGAGTTCCGGCATCGAGCCGATAGCGTGAGGCACCTCTACACGCTTACCAATAAAGTCAGACTCCGTGATGATGCCAACTATTTTTCCTTTTTCCAAAACGGGCAGCCCACCAATGTTGTGTTTAAGCATCGTTTTCGCAGCTGTTTCTACTGTTTCTTGGCTATCAATCGTGATAACATCTTTGGTCATGACATCGCTTGTTTTCATCTCTATCCTCCCGCATTCTCGAATCATCTCAATCAATATTTTATAGCTTGAAGTCAAGGGCACTACAAGCAAATGCGGAATTGCAAATCATCAAGTTTAAAGTGCGCTAAATAACTCAAAGCCGTCTCTCAAAAGCTCCCTCGGCTGGGATGCGCATGTTCAAAGCAAAGGCGGCTTGATCTGTTCATCACACACCTATATCTATCTATTTTTATTAATATTTAAATCCCGCTTTAGAGATGAGCCATAAGACATAACTATTACAAATTTTCTACTTTAGTTCGCCTCCTGGAACCCGATGACCGCATTAAGGCTAGTTTTAAAAAACGGAAAATGGATAAGAATTGAAGTATCTCTTTCCCAGCTTCATTATCTACTGGGCCATTGCCGGCATAGCGGGGGCAAATCCACAGTTGCTCGATGTGGACCGAGGGGAAGACTTCTACCGCCTTGGTCACTACCTTGAAATTCTAGAGGATTCATCTGGAGCCCTTAGCTTTGAAGAAGTCAAGTCCGCTAAGACTTGGCGGCAAAGTCGCCAATCACAACATGCGTTCGGTCAAACGGAATCAACTTTTTGGTTAAGATTCAAAGTTTCAGGAAGCAAGCATCCCCGAAATATGATGTTGGTCACGCGAAAGGGCTTTATCAATGAAACCGATTACTTCGTTCAAAGAGGCGATGGTAGCTATCACACGATTGAAATTCGCAACTCTCGTATGTCCGAAATGAATGGGGTTGACTATCGCTTTCCCGTCATTAATATCCCGATTCAGAGCCAAGAACGAACCCACTATATCCGACTCAGAAGAACCATTGCACTTCATGCGACTTTAGATTTGTGGGAACCTAGAGCGTTTATGAACTTTGCGCTAGCTGAACTGTTTCTGATGGGAGGGTTTTATGGAACGGTCTTCGTAATGGTACTCTACAACTTTCTCATCTACTTAAACCTTCGTGAGCCCTACTATTTACAATATATCGGTTACGTGGCCGCATTAGGGATTTTTCAAGCCTGGTATGATGAAGTCTTGTTTCAGTACACTTCGATTCGGGAAAGCAACCCTCTTCCCAGCTTAATCATGGGTCATGCCTGCCTCTGGTTTAGCCTATTCGCGCGGAGTTTTTTGCGACTCCCAGAGCTGCTATGGACACGATACCTGTCAAGAATTCGAAGTCATCCAACAACTTGTTGAAGCAGGCCCGAAGCGGGCCTCTCAGTTCTTTGCCTCTGGGCAAACTCTTATTGATGAAAACCTCCGGCTTGTGCGTAGTGGGCACGTAGACCCCGATACTCTTAAAATCATCTTTGTAAACTTACACACTTTAAAAGGGGCCGCTCGAACACTAAAGTTCAAGAACCTTTCAGATCGCTTTCATGTACTAGAGACACGCTACTCTGAAATCCTAAAAAAGCAGCTTAACCCTGATCAGGTTGAATTGGAAGCTGATATGAAGGAAGCAGAAGACCTATTTCATCGCTATCTCAAGATCAATTGCGATACCCTGGGTCGGGGTGAAGATCTGTCGAAGGTTACGATCGATAGGCGATTTTTGGAAGATAGCTTTCGGCTGCTGCGCTTTATCGAAACCGGTGTCGTCCTGCCCGACTCCCTGCGAGATATTATTCGTGAAAACAGCGATCAACTGACAAATCACATTTTCATGTCCCTCGCTTCGATGCTCCAGGATTTGTCCGGTCAAGCCGAAAAAATCGCCAAAGATCTTGGCAAGTCACCACCCCAGATATCTATACAGACAGACGATATTTTTATTACCCACGATCAAGATGTTCTTCTTCGCAACTGCCTGATTCATATCCTAAGAAATAGCCTCGACCATGGGATCGAAAATCGAGTTCAACGCCTAGATGCTGGAAAGCCTGAAGAGGGTGCAATCTATATCGAAGCAACTGAAAAATCTGGTACCATAACAATCCAACTCCGTGATGACGGACGAGGTCTGAATATTACTGCTCTCCGTGATAGGGGGCTTCGGCGCGGAATGATTCAGAGCGGCTCTACTGCAGATGAAATTGCAGAGCTTATTTTCTCCCACGGCTTCTCAACAGCTCAGAAGGTTTCACAGATCTCGGGCCGCGGCGTCGGCATGAACGCTGTCCGACAATATTTAGAACAAAACCGTGGCCAGGTCTCGTTGAAGCTAGAGCCACCAGCAATCGAAGACCAGGAGTTCTACCAATTTTCAATCGTTCTCTCAATTCCAGCCCAGTTTATCGATCTGACAGCTCTGCAGGATTGTGTGTCCTAAACACGAGATGGCGGAATATCAGTTCATCTCGCTCATCTCTTTATCGATACCATTGGTAAGATTTTTGTTTCAAGACATCATCTATAGCTCCTAAAATTTCTTAATTAAAGCTTTTGCAATTCATCAGTATCGTAATAGTCTTCATAAGGCACTAAAATTCAACCTCTTTTGAATACTACTCAAGGATACCTGAAGAATCCGATGGAGAAGTATAGGCTAATGAAGGAGGACTAGCTATGACAGAGGTCCAAAACCAAATAACGGAGAATCCCCCCAAGTTTGAATTTTCAGATACTCCTAGCCGAATACTCATCATCGAAGATGACCCGACGATCCACTCTGTTATAGCTGATCCAATCAAAAACACCTTTCCCTATGTGAGCTTCTATTTTTGTACGTCAGGGGAGGAAGCTTGGCAGAAGGCGCAGCAAGAGACTTTCGATCTCATTATCACAGACTGGCGTCTCGCCGGGGAATTGAGCGGGCTTCGTCTGGTAAACCGATTCCGATCTCATTCTCATTACCGTCACATTCCCATGCTGATAATTTCCGGTTACCTTCAGGAAGCTGACTTCAATCTTATGCAAGAGTTCAATTTCACGAGCCCACTGCTTAAACCATTTCGCGCTCAGTTACTTGTTCGTTCTGTAAAAGATGTGTTTTCAGAGGCAAGATGGTTTTTTCAGCAGCAAAAAAATGTCGCCGAGCTTCTTCAGGATCTCAAAGACGAACAAGATATGGTTCGCCTAGATCAGAAGATTGAAGTTTTTCTCGACAGTTGCCCAAGGCCCGTCCCAATGCTTCTACTTTGTTCGCGCCTCCTCAGAGAGATGTTTAGCTTCGAACAGGCCTCTCGATTTGCTTTTCGGGCTCAGCAGTATCGCCCAGGTGCTCTCAATGTAGACTGCGAGCTAGGGAAGATTTTCTTAGGCCTAGGCGATGTGCAACAGGCCGAAAAACACCTGAAGCGATCTTTTGATCGTTCGCCCAACAACCTAGAACGTCTTTGCGATCTAGGCCGCCTCAACTTGGAAGAGTTAGACACCGATCAAGCCCAGCACTACTTCAACCGTGCCGCCGCAATCGATCCTGACTCAGAGGATGCCCAACACGGACTCACTTTGAGCCATCAGCTTGATCATTTTTTCAAACATAACAACCCAAGTAATATTCCCGAAACATTCGCTGGTCTCCTCAATGCCATCGGGGTCGGTTTGATCAGAAGCGGCGACCTCGAAGGTGGTATCAATCATTACCAAGCAGCCCTGGGCTACATCTCCGATCACCATGTAAAAGCCTTGGTCTGTTTCAATCTTGGTCTTGGCTACTTACGGTTTTCTCAATACGATGATGCCAAGGATTGGCTAGATCAATCACTGAAGCACTGGCCTGAATATGAGAAATGTCGTTGCTATCTAGATCGAGTTCGAAAGTGCCTGGCTGTCGACAACCAAAAAACTCTTTACTGCGATGACGGAGCAGCTGGGGACGACGATGACTTTCCAAATGAAACCCTGCAAGCTGAGTTTGAAGATGAATCACTTAGCCCACTAGATCATTGAGCTGAATGATCTGTTGGTAAACCTGCAAGACGACGACATGAACGGTTCACGAATTGTCTAACTTGTGGAATATGACTAAGTTGCCCATCTATTACTAGTTGCGCTAGACCATGAACACAAGCCCAAGCTACACTGGCCAGTTCAACTTCATCCACCGTTTCATCGTCTCGCGCCATAACCACTGCTTTATCCCTTAAAATTGAAAAGGCACGCTTAGCAAGAGCTTTGACTTTTGGGTAGTCATCTGAATGGTAGAAGCGCTGATCAAACATCAATCTATAGTGGGCCGGATGATCGAGAGCAAAGTGTACGTAGCATTGCCCTAGGGAAGCAAGGGCTTCTCTCGAACTTTCGTAGGAATGTTGCTGAACCTTTTCTAAGCTTTCAACAAAGGTCGTAAAGCCTTCTTCGGCAACCACCGCAAAAAGCTCATCAATACTTTGAAAGTGACGGTAGGGTGCCGCACGGGATACTTCGAGGCGCCTTGCGAGTTCGCGAAAGCCGATAAGGTGAGCTTCGTCACGGGCTAGCATATTCAGTGTTTCTTGAAGCATGGCCTGTCTCAACTGACCATGATGGTATTGCTCGGGCATTATCTTCTCTGAGTTTAAAATGAAAAATTCAAGTCTTATGTTGACGCCGACAACATCATCTTGTAGCTATTTCGTAGGCAAGTCAATCAAAGAAGAACTCTAGCGCCTACGGGAAAGGGGTCAGGGATGAATGTTGGAACAGCATGGCATCGAGCTTCAATCGATGACCAATACGATTGTATTGTGGTTGGTTCGGGAATGGGAGGGCTTGCGACTGCCGCCTGCCTATCCAAGGCGGGGCAGAAAGTTTTAGTTCTTGAAAAACACTACACGGCCGGAGGTTTCACCCATACATTCCAGCGGAAAGGTTATGAGTGGGATGTTGGTGTTCACTATATTGGCGAGGTCCATCGAAAGCATTCTGTCATGAGAAGAGTTTTCGACTACGTTTCTGATGGAGCCCTTCAGTGGTCTGAGATGCCGCCTGTTTACGACCGAATCTATCTAGGTCCTGATGCCTATGATTATGTTGCTGGCCCCCAGCAATTCAAAGAGCGTATGGTGAGCTACTTTCCCAAGGAGGAGCGAGCTATTGAGCAATATGTTGACATGATTCGGCAAGTAAGTCGGGTATCCTCTGGCTACTTTATGGAAAAGACACTTCCTATCTGGCTCAGTAAGATTCTATATAACAAACTCACTAGGGACTACCTGAAGCTTGCCAAGCGATCAACATATGATGTTCTTCGAAGCATGACACAGGACGAAACGCTCATCGCCGTCCTTACTGGTCAATGGGGTGACTATGGACTCCCACCCAAAGCATCTAGCTTTGCAATGCATGCAACGGTTGCCAAACACTTTTTAGCTGGCGGCAACTACCCTGTTGGCGGCTCATCGTCCATCGCAAGAACCATTGAGCCTGTCATCCAGAAAAGCGGAGGACAGGTGATCACCAATGCTGGGGTCGAAAAGGTCTTGATAAAAGATGGCCGAGCTTGTGGAGTCCTTCTTGAAAATGGCAGGGAAATTAGGGCTAAACGAGTTGTCAGCGCCATCGGTATTAGTAACTCGTATTCGAATCTGATCGAATCCAAAAGCCAAGAAGATAACCCTTACACATACAAGGAAGACTGTGTTAGCCCATCCTTCTCCCATGTTTGTTTATATATCGGCATCAAAGCGAATGGAGCTGAACTAGGCTTCGATAATGCTAACCTTTGGGTCTATCGAGACCGCGACCATGACGGCAATGTTCAAGCCTTTAAGAATGGGACAAGCAAAGAATTTCCGATTGTCTACATCTCGTTCCCTTCTAGCAAAGATCCAGACTGGGAAACGAACTACCCCGGAAGAAGTACGATTGAAATCGTCGCTCCTGCGCCTTATGAATGGTTCGAGCCTTGGAAGGAAAAGAACTGGCAGAAACGTGGCGCAGAATACAACGAACTTAAGTCATCTATTACAGAGCGGTTACTAGACGCCCTTTACGAAAAACTTCCTCAGTTAAAAGGTAAAGTTGACTATACTGAGCTTTCAACTCCTTTATCAACAGAACATTTTTGTAGCTATTCTCGGGGCGAGATCTATGGCCTCGATCATACCCCCGAGCGTTTTGAGCAGCGTTGGCTCCGAGCACGACCCTCGATCAAAAACCTGTACTTTACGGGGCAGGACCTCGTTACCTGTGGCGTGGGAGGTGCATTGAGCGCAGGAGTTCTTACCAGTATCGCGATGCTAGGACCACGGAAAGGTATGCCTCTTTTACAGCTTATGAGCCCTCAAAAATCCAAATCTTAAGATACTAGCGCCTAGTCGATTTAAATTCTCGGCTAGGCGACAAGAAGCGAGCAAGGAGACAGTACATGCTGGGTACGGTGGCGAGCGAGTGACAAAGTCAACAACGCCGAGGCTTCAAATCGACTAGGCACTAGTCAGAAGGCGATTCATATGGTGTACTAGGCAAATTTTGTAGGCCTGTTCTTGAGCATTTTTTCCGACAGTGAGAATGGGCGCCGTTCGACCTGAGAGAAAGCCATGAAACACCTGATCCCAATCGTCTGTCTGATTCTTTGGGGAAAGTCCACCTCAAGTTTTGCACAAACGCTGATCAAAATTGACGATAGTCTTCACCACTATGAAGCCCAGGCAGGTGATCTGGCCTACTTTGTATCCCCTCATCAAGTGAAGCCCATGGCAGTTGACACAGGGGAGTTCTTCGCCTTAGAAACTACAGAAAGAAAGTTCCAATTCCTACGAGATCGTTATGATCAACAGTATCTAAAAACCGGCCAGCCTACGCTCACCGATATTATTTCGGCCGAGAATGATGGCAAATTCACCCTGTCTGATGAGGCCATTCCAAATTTTGGAGTCATAGGCACCCCAGTGTGGTACCATGCTCGGCTCCAGTACACGGGCAATGCTGAAAAAAAACTCGTCGAGCTGTACTTTGAAGGTTTTCTTCATGACATCACAATCTATGTCTTAGATAGTTCCAGGACACTTTTAAAAACCATGCGTTCAGGAACAGTCTATCCCCTATCCACGCGCCCCAACCCTGACCCTAGCATCGAATTCGTCTTTCCACTTGAGATTCGCTCCGACCAAGGGGAAGTTTCTATCTTTATTCGCAATAACGGCTCACCAAATTCCCTGAACTTTCAGATTTTCAGAAACGGTGAATTCAGGGCACAGAAGAACGTTTACTATCTTCTATATGCAGTCTACTTTGGGTCTTTTATAGCTCTAATTCTCTATAACTTTTGCATATTTCTTATATCCAAAGAGTTAACGTATCTCTACTACGTTGGCTATATGATGTTCGCATTTCTATTTCTTCTTTTTAAAAATCACCTTTGGGTTGCCTTGTTTCCTGATGACAATATTGTGCTTTGGAAGCCGATATTCAATATTAGCATCTGTTTCTGTCTTGTGTTTGGCTTACTATTCTTTCGCAACTTTTTAAGGCTTTCGAGCTTTCCGCGAACCGATCGGTTTGTTAAATTTTGCTTGATCTTAGTTGCCACAGTGTTTCTCTACTTAGAAGGTTCCGGCTCTGATCCAGTATTTGTGCTAACTTTCCTATCCTTGTCCATCTATATCTGTCAGTTGATTATCGCCACTTATCTAGCCAGCCAAAAACGAAAAGAAGCTATTTTCTACCTGATCGCGTTTTCAGCGATTTTGATAGCCACTATACTATTTGCCTTATCAGCACTTGGGATTATCACCAAACATCCCGCATTGCTGCTTGCCGTAGAGATTGGCGCGTTCCTTGAGGGGTTCTTGCTCTCACTTTCCATGGGAGAAAAACTAAGAATCGTAAACATCAGCCTTGAGCGATATATAGGCACTGTGGAAGAGCTAGTCGAATCAAAAACAAGACACATAGACTCAGTGATGAGACACATCAATCATGGAATATTCACTGTCTTGCCTGATGGGACTATCGAAGATCACTATTCAAAGCACCTGGAATCAGTTCTAGGTCACTCGGATATAGGCGGGCGAGAACCGATTGAGCTTTTCTTAAAGGAGACCAACTTATCATCCGACGAACTAGCTAAAATAGATAGTGTATTACGGAGCTCCTTGAATGAGCTTTCCATGAACTTTGCCATCAACAGTAGCCACTTACCAACAGAGGTCGTCTACCGTAATAAAATACTAGAGCTGAATTGGCAAAGCATCGAAAATCAAGAGAGTATCACCGAAAAAATCCTCGTGGTAGTGAGAGATATCACTGGACTAAGGGAATTAGAGCACGAGACCCTCCTACACAAGGAAGAAATGGAACGTATCGAAGAAATACTATCGATACCGCAGCCCGTATTTTTCGAATTCATCGACTACTGCTTTGAACTCCAAAAGCAAACTCTCAGGCTTATCAAAAACAACCCCAAGGGGGGCCATGACGTATTGAAGGCTATCTTTATCAATTATCATTCATTGAAAGCATTTGCTCGATCTCATCAACTAAAGCTATTAACCGACCAAATTCACCAAGCCGAGCAAATTTGCAAAGATGTTACCAAGAGCATCAACTCATGGAATCAGGAGAACATGCTAACATCCTATCAGAAGGTGCAAGAAATTATTGAGCGGTATCGCTACTTAAGTGAAGAACGACTAGGGCTATCTCGTCGCAATAGCTTACAAGATAAAGGTCAAGCTCTGGAGAAAATACACCTACTAATCAAAACTCTTGAGGAGAAATCAAATTTCGGTGATCCGCAACTTAATCTTTTAGTTCGAGAGTTGCAGCACGAACTTCCAGAAGTATCTGGATCAAACAAAGCCATCACTAAGATTATCAATGAAGTGGCTGAACAGATTCCTTCAATATCTGCTGAGCTAGGTAAGGCCCCATCAGAGATTGTCATCGATAGTTCCGGCCATATTTTAATTGGGAATAAGGAAGCTCAAGTATTAAAAGGAGCCCTACTCCACCTATTGAGAAATTCACTCGATCACGGTATCGAACCTGATGAGACTCGTTTGCTGGCTGGCAAAAGCCGAATAGGAAAAATTCATATTCGGG includes the following:
- a CDS encoding CBS domain-containing protein — protein: MKTSDVMTKDVITIDSQETVETAAKTMLKHNIGGLPVLEKGKIVGIITESDFIGKRVEVPHAIGSMPELLGHWFEGVSVESVLQDARKLQVREVMTKNLVFVGPETPLTQTVKTMMQRDLTRLPVLQDGKLVGLVARRDVLGAFDKLAD
- a CDS encoding 7TM-DISM domain-containing protein; amino-acid sequence: MKYLFPSFIIYWAIAGIAGANPQLLDVDRGEDFYRLGHYLEILEDSSGALSFEEVKSAKTWRQSRQSQHAFGQTESTFWLRFKVSGSKHPRNMMLVTRKGFINETDYFVQRGDGSYHTIEIRNSRMSEMNGVDYRFPVINIPIQSQERTHYIRLRRTIALHATLDLWEPRAFMNFALAELFLMGGFYGTVFVMVLYNFLIYLNLREPYYLQYIGYVAALGIFQAWYDEVLFQYTSIRESNPLPSLIMGHACLWFSLFARSFLRLPELLWTRYLSRIRSHPTTC
- a CDS encoding ATP-binding protein — protein: MPASGLAYSRGVFCDSQSCYGHDTCQEFEVIQQLVEAGPKRASQFFASGQTLIDENLRLVRSGHVDPDTLKIIFVNLHTLKGAARTLKFKNLSDRFHVLETRYSEILKKQLNPDQVELEADMKEAEDLFHRYLKINCDTLGRGEDLSKVTIDRRFLEDSFRLLRFIETGVVLPDSLRDIIRENSDQLTNHIFMSLASMLQDLSGQAEKIAKDLGKSPPQISIQTDDIFITHDQDVLLRNCLIHILRNSLDHGIENRVQRLDAGKPEEGAIYIEATEKSGTITIQLRDDGRGLNITALRDRGLRRGMIQSGSTADEIAELIFSHGFSTAQKVSQISGRGVGMNAVRQYLEQNRGQVSLKLEPPAIEDQEFYQFSIVLSIPAQFIDLTALQDCVS
- a CDS encoding response regulator; the encoded protein is MTEVQNQITENPPKFEFSDTPSRILIIEDDPTIHSVIADPIKNTFPYVSFYFCTSGEEAWQKAQQETFDLIITDWRLAGELSGLRLVNRFRSHSHYRHIPMLIISGYLQEADFNLMQEFNFTSPLLKPFRAQLLVRSVKDVFSEARWFFQQQKNVAELLQDLKDEQDMVRLDQKIEVFLDSCPRPVPMLLLCSRLLREMFSFEQASRFAFRAQQYRPGALNVDCELGKIFLGLGDVQQAEKHLKRSFDRSPNNLERLCDLGRLNLEELDTDQAQHYFNRAAAIDPDSEDAQHGLTLSHQLDHFFKHNNPSNIPETFAGLLNAIGVGLIRSGDLEGGINHYQAALGYISDHHVKALVCFNLGLGYLRFSQYDDAKDWLDQSLKHWPEYEKCRCYLDRVRKCLAVDNQKTLYCDDGAAGDDDDFPNETLQAEFEDESLSPLDH
- a CDS encoding TetR/AcrR family transcriptional regulator, yielding MPEQYHHGQLRQAMLQETLNMLARDEAHLIGFRELARRLEVSRAAPYRHFQSIDELFAVVAEEGFTTFVESLEKVQQHSYESSREALASLGQCYVHFALDHPAHYRLMFDQRFYHSDDYPKVKALAKRAFSILRDKAVVMARDDETVDEVELASVAWACVHGLAQLVIDGQLSHIPQVRQFVNRSCRRLAGLPTDHSAQ
- a CDS encoding phytoene desaturase family protein, coding for MNVGTAWHRASIDDQYDCIVVGSGMGGLATAACLSKAGQKVLVLEKHYTAGGFTHTFQRKGYEWDVGVHYIGEVHRKHSVMRRVFDYVSDGALQWSEMPPVYDRIYLGPDAYDYVAGPQQFKERMVSYFPKEERAIEQYVDMIRQVSRVSSGYFMEKTLPIWLSKILYNKLTRDYLKLAKRSTYDVLRSMTQDETLIAVLTGQWGDYGLPPKASSFAMHATVAKHFLAGGNYPVGGSSSIARTIEPVIQKSGGQVITNAGVEKVLIKDGRACGVLLENGREIRAKRVVSAIGISNSYSNLIESKSQEDNPYTYKEDCVSPSFSHVCLYIGIKANGAELGFDNANLWVYRDRDHDGNVQAFKNGTSKEFPIVYISFPSSKDPDWETNYPGRSTIEIVAPAPYEWFEPWKEKNWQKRGAEYNELKSSITERLLDALYEKLPQLKGKVDYTELSTPLSTEHFCSYSRGEIYGLDHTPERFEQRWLRARPSIKNLYFTGQDLVTCGVGGALSAGVLTSIAMLGPRKGMPLLQLMSPQKSKS
- a CDS encoding 7TM diverse intracellular signaling domain-containing protein codes for the protein MKHLIPIVCLILWGKSTSSFAQTLIKIDDSLHHYEAQAGDLAYFVSPHQVKPMAVDTGEFFALETTERKFQFLRDRYDQQYLKTGQPTLTDIISAENDGKFTLSDEAIPNFGVIGTPVWYHARLQYTGNAEKKLVELYFEGFLHDITIYVLDSSRTLLKTMRSGTVYPLSTRPNPDPSIEFVFPLEIRSDQGEVSIFIRNNGSPNSLNFQIFRNGEFRAQKNVYYLLYAVYFGSFIALILYNFCIFLISKELTYLYYVGYMMFAFLFLLFKNHLWVALFPDDNIVLWKPIFNISICFCLVFGLLFFRNFLRLSSFPRTDRFVKFCLILVATVFLYLEGSGSDPVFVLTFLSLSIYICQLIIATYLASQKRKEAIFYLIAFSAILIATILFALSALGIITKHPALLLAVEIGAFLEGFLLSLSMGEKLRIVNISLERYIGTVEELVESKTRHIDSVMRHINHGIFTVLPDGTIEDHYSKHLESVLGHSDIGGREPIELFLKETNLSSDELAKIDSVLRSSLNELSMNFAINSSHLPTEVVYRNKILELNWQSIENQESITEKILVVVRDITGLRELEHETLLHKEEMERIEEILSIPQPVFFEFIDYCFELQKQTLRLIKNNPKGGHDVLKAIFINYHSLKAFARSHQLKLLTDQIHQAEQICKDVTKSINSWNQENMLTSYQKVQEIIERYRYLSEERLGLSRRNSLQDKGQALEKIHLLIKTLEEKSNFGDPQLNLLVRELQHELPEVSGSNKAITKIINEVAEQIPSISAELGKAPSEIVIDSSGHILIGNKEAQVLKGALLHLLRNSLDHGIEPDETRLLAGKSRIGKIHIRVSKDQGITMIRFEDDGQGLDLASFQARVDELGLITGSQRSEQDILNLLFHPGFTTKETVSSISGQGMGLAAIKSALQDIGASISVELQKQDKTAKIHLAFVIQLRTD